Proteins from a single region of Nerophis ophidion isolate RoL-2023_Sa linkage group LG10, RoL_Noph_v1.0, whole genome shotgun sequence:
- the ifitm1 gene encoding interferon-induced transmembrane protein 1 — translation MSAPLHATPMLPIGSTEAQYTMVEIAREKPRDYIFYSLISFVHLGNPCCLGLVALYYSIKARDRKVAGDIEGTKANGILARNLNIVATVIFCILVLVFIIVVSVSLTRPHSYEFSSNYRNRRD, via the exons ATGAGCGCACCACTTCACGCAACCCCGATGCTGCCTATCGGCTCCACCGAGGCCCAGTACACCATGGTGGAAATTGCCAGGGAGAAGCCACGCGACTACATCTTCTACTCGCTCATCAGCTTTGTCCACTTGGGAAATCCATGCTGTTTGGGATTGGTGGCCTTGTACTACTCCATCAAG GCCCGAGACCGGAAGGTAGCCGGAGACATTGAGGGAACCAAAGCTAACGGCATCCTAGCCCGGAATTTAAACATAGTGGCCACCGTTATCTTCTGCATCCTTGTCTTGGTTTTCATCATCGTGGTTTCTGTCTCACTAACAAGACCTCATTCATATGAATTTTCCTCGAACTATCGAAACCGACGAGATTGA